In Vanrija pseudolonga chromosome 4, complete sequence, a single window of DNA contains:
- the BNA4 gene encoding Kynurenine 3-monooxygenase — protein sequence MTIDPHPSRQRRALVVGGGPVGALTARSLHQRGWKVELWEGRDDPRGRSIAMTNLRSINLNISSRGLAALASVDESLAELLLAESIPMPSRMIHHVDGRTEAQLYDPLRGQCSNSISRSVLNQRLVEVLPAAVETHFNTRLDRVDFAKNTAHGLTTAKGAAIGEETTSVKESAKPTTVTTTFDLIVGADGSWSRVRQQVLRASRVDFSQTFIPHGYIELHMPPKDGEFAMPPNHLHIWPRESFMLIALPNKDNSFTLTLFAPFADIEQVRTREQATAFFTRYFPDAFAIVGDKMVDDFLNNPRGNLVTIKANPSTLGDKAVLLGDASHSMVPFYGQGLNCGLEDVRVLGTYLDNYGVTGTTDEPLGTADPTLRAALDAFSAERAEDLDAIRDLALNNYVEMRSSVLKPLYHLRRGLDWVLTRVYPSTPQAIDPRVPFSTKKVRGWTSLYDMVTFRPDIGYAEALRREKWQKSVVGGAAWATAAVAAAGVAVVGIQAYRAFERR from the exons atgacaatcgacccccacccctcgcgccagcgccgtgcgctcgtcgttggcggcgggccaGTGGGCGCACTCACCGCGCGCAGCCTGCATCAGCGCGGGTGGAAGGTCGAGCTGTGGGAGGGACGGGATG ACCCCCGCGGGCGCTCCATCGCCATGACCAACCTGCGCTCGATCAACCTCAACATCTCGAGCCGCGGGCTCGCGGCCCTGGCCTCGGTCGACGAgagcctcgccgagctgctgctcgccgagtcgATTCCCATGCCCTCGCGCATGATTCACCACGTCGACGGGCGCACCGAGGCGCAGCTGTACGACCCGCTGCGCGGGCAGTGCTCCAACTCGATCTCGCGCTCGGTGCTCAACCAGCGCCTGGTGGAGGTGCTGCCTGCCGCGGTGGAGACGCACTTCAACACacgcctcgaccgcgtcgactTTGCCAAGAACACTGCGCATGGCTTGACGACGGCCAAGGGCGCCGCGATCGGCGAGGAGACGACGAGCGTCAAAGAGAGCGCCaagccgacgacggtcaCGACAACATTCGACCTcattgtcggcgccgacgggtcCTGGTCCCGCGTGCGCCAGCAGGTCCTCCGCGCCTCCCGCGTCGACTTCTCCCAGACCTTTATCCCGCATGGATACATCGAGCTCCACATGCCgcccaaggacggcgagttCGCCATGCCCCCGAACCACCTGCACATCTGGCCGCGGGAGAGCTTCATGCTCATCGCCCTCCCGAACAAGGACAACAGCTTCACGTTGACGCTCTTCGCGCCGTTCGCCGACATTGAACAGGTGCGTACCCGTGAGCAGGCGACCGCCTTCTTCACGCGGTACTTCCCCGACGCGTTCGCGATCGTCGGCGACAAGATGGTCGACGACTTCCTCAACAACCCGCGCGGCAACCTCGTGACGATCAAGGCGAACCCTTCGACACTGGGTGACAAGgccgtgctcctcggcgacgcgagccACTCGATGGTGCCGTTCTACGGGCAGGGGCTGAACtgcggcctcgaggacgtgcgcgtgctcggcacATATCTTGACAACTACGGCGTGACCGGCACGACGGACGAGCCCCTCGGCACCGCGGACCCGACGTTGCGTGCCGCGCTGGACGCATTCTCCGCCGAGCGCGCTGAGGACCTCGACGCGATCCGCGACCTCGCACTCAACAACTACGTCGAGATGCGCTCGTCGGTCCTCAAGCCGCTGTaccacctccgccgcggcctcgactGGGTCCTCACGCGCGTCTACCCCTCCACGCCGCAGGCGATCGACCCCCGCGTGCCCTTCTCGACCAAGAAGGTCCGCGGCTGGACGTCGCTCTACGACATGGTCACCTTCCGCCCCGACATCGGgtacgccgaggcgctgcgccgcgaaAAGTGGCAGAAgagcgtcgtcggtggcgcggcgtgggcgacggccgcggtcgcagctgctggcgtcgccgtcgttggcATCCAGGCGTACCGCGCCTTTGAGCGTCGTTGA